In the genome of Ureibacillus sp. FSL W7-1570, the window ACACGGTCGAGTTCACGGATATTATCAATCGGCACAAACACTTCAATATGCCGTTTCAAGTTTTGGAAAGTGGCCGGCGCTTTTCCTCCCAATTCACCATCCAAATTGATCAGCACTTCTTCATCGGACGTCACTTTCACGATGCTGGCTTTGCGATAAATGACATTCGGGTCGCTTAAATGTTCGCCGCGGAGAGCCGATGTCAGCACTTTGATGAAATCGGCCAAACTGCATTTTTTCAAAATCATCATCGTGAATTTGCCGTCATTGATGCTGGAATCGGGAGCGATTTTTTCAAAACCGCCGACGGAATTCGTAAGGGCGCATAAGAAGGCCATCACTTCCCCTTCGAATATTTCATCATCAATTTCAAAGCGCATGTTGGTCGCTTTGATGGAAGGAAGCATTTCGAGCCCTTTCAAATAGTATGCCAACTGACCCAAAACCGTTTTCATTTTGCTTGGCACTTCATAGGTCAATTCCGTGATGCGTCCACCGGCTGCGATGTTGATGAAATAGCGCTCCTCATTTAATAATCCAACGTCAACCGGGATTGTGTCACCTTTTACAATGACATCAACGGCATCCTCAATTTTTCTCGGGATATGGAGGGCACGGGCGAAATCGTTCGTTGTCCCCATTGGAATG includes:
- a CDS encoding diacylglycerol kinase, producing the protein MKRARIIYNPTSGRELFKKHLPEVLEKLEMAGYETSCHATTGAGDAKEAAAKAVERGFDIVVAAGGDGTLNEVVSGISPFENRPKLGVIPMGTTNDFARALHIPRKIEDAVDVIVKGDTIPVDVGLLNEERYFINIAAGGRITELTYEVPSKMKTVLGQLAYYLKGLEMLPSIKATNMRFEIDDEIFEGEVMAFLCALTNSVGGFEKIAPDSSINDGKFTMMILKKCSLADFIKVLTSALRGEHLSDPNVIYRKASIVKVTSDEEVLINLDGELGGKAPATFQNLKRHIEVFVPIDNIRELDRV